Proteins encoded within one genomic window of Psilocybe cubensis strain MGC-MH-2018 chromosome 2, whole genome shotgun sequence:
- a CDS encoding ATP synthase subunit delta, mitochondrial — MSSLRLLSSAARRATSFSLTRRGYADVSDKLNLSLTLPHKTVFNSQDVVQVNIPAESGDMGILSNHVPSIEALRPGVVEVIESSGTQKFFVSAGFATVHPNNKLTINVVEGAPLEDFSLEAVRSNLQEALKTASGSGSEADKLEARIEADVYESIQNALAK; from the exons ATGTCCTCCCTACGACTTCTCTCCTCTGCTGCTCGACGGGCCACCTCTTTCTCTCTGACCCGCCGCGGATATGCCGATGTTAGCGACAAGCTGAACCTTTCCCTAACGCTTCCCCACAAG ACTGTCTTTAACTCGCAAGATGTCGTGCAAGTAAATATCCCAGCGGAGTCTGGTGATATGGGAATTCTGTCGAACCACGTACCCTCCATTGAGGCCCTCCGACCTGGTGTTGTTGAAGTCATCGAATCGTCAGGAACTCAGAAATTTTTCG TCTCCGCTGGCTTCGCTACCGTTCACCCCAACAACAAGCTCACGATTAACGTCGTTGAGGGTGCTCCTCTCGAGGACTTCTCTCTTGAG GCTGTCCGTTCCAACTTGCAAGAGGCTTTGAAGACTGCTTCGGGTTCTGGATCAGAGGCTGACAAGTTGGAGGCACGCATTGAGGCAGACGTGTACGAATCTATCCAAAATGCGCTTGCAAAGTAG
- a CDS encoding Glutamate--cysteine ligase, whose amino-acid sequence MGLLYLGTPLVWEEAKKYADHVRNHGITQFLHIWDRFKDRQGDELLWGDEVEYMVVSFDDKEKNAKLSLRQTEILAKLSAIVDDIGADCPDNISIPKFHPEYGRFMLESTPGSPYTGSIPDLLSVESNMRYRRNLARRHLNPNEIPVTFTSFPRLGVPGQFTEPYFSPSDAVSSHSLFLPEEITNPHARFPTLTANIRRRRGSKVAINLPIYVDEKTPRPFIDPSIPWDRDIYPEDSEAKLGAAKPDHIYLDAMGFGMGCSCLQLTFQACNLGDARRMYDGLIPIGPILLALTAASPIWRGYLADVDCRWNVIAGSVDDRTEEERGLKPLKENKFVIPKSRYDSVDLYISDDWINRPEYNDNPLPYDEIIYDRLRRHGLDDLLSRHISHLFIRDPLVIFSETIDQDDTSSSDHFENIQSTNWQTLRFKPPPPNSPIGWRVEFRSMEVQMTDFENAAFAVFVVLLSRAILAFNLNLYIPISKVDENMRRAQLRDASVSNKFFFRKDIYTNTSSTSSTASSSGGSSPIDGMPKKKEKKMKNCFPPRPQPENGFTHRFPVEEEYEEMTMNEIMNGKGVDFPGLLPLINAYLDTLDIELGDMVKIRRYLDLVRRRSDGTLLTPATWIRNFVKSHPDYKKDSVVSQEINYDLLKAVDEIERGVRKATDLLPVDYEGGNTDRGSIGF is encoded by the exons ATGGGGTTACTATATCTTGGAACACCACTGGTCTGGGAGGAAGCCAAAAAATACGCGGACCATGTACGAAATCACGGAATAACACAATTTTTGCACATTTGGGACCGATTCAAAGACAGGCAGGGAGACGAACTACTGTGGGGAGATGAG GTTGAATACATGGTTGTTTCCTTCGACGATAAGGAAAAGAATGCGAAATTGTCTCTGAGACAAACCGAGATCCTCGCGAAATTGAGCGCAATTGTTGATGACATAGGTGCTGACTGCCCAGATAA CATCTCTATACCCAAGTTCCATCCAGAGTATGGTCGATTCATGCTGGAATCCACACCGGGTTCCCCCTACACTGGCTCTATCCCTGATTTGCTTTCGGTGGAAAGCAACATGCGCTACAG GCGTAATTTGGCACGTAGACATCTGAACCCCAATGAAATCCCGGTTACATTCACCTCCTTTCCTCGACTTGGCGTCCCGGGCCAATTCACTGAACCCTATTTTAGTCCTTCCGATGCGGTTTCAAGTCATAGTCTATTCTTACCAGAAGAGATCACAAATCCACACGCACGTTTCCC GACTCTCACGGCCAACATTAGGCGCAGAAGGGGGTCCAAGGTCGCGATTAATCTTCCTATATACGTAGATGAAAAGACGCCTCGCCCTTTTATTGACCCCTCAATTCCATGGGACAGAGACATATACCCAGAAGATTCAG AGGCCAAACTCGGAGCTGCTAAACCAGATCATATCTATCTGGATGCCATGGGTTTTGGGATGGGATGCTCTTGCCTTCAATTGACATTCCAGGCATGTAATTTGGGTGATGCGCGTAGAATGTATGACGGGCTTATACCTATTGGTCCTATCTTG TTAGCGCTGACAGCTGCAAGCCCTATATGGCGCGGTTATCTTGCCGACGTCGATTGTCGTTGGAATGTCATTGCGGGAAGTGTAGATGATCGAACGGAGGAAGAGCGAGGGCTGAAA CCtctcaaagaaaacaaattTGTTATTCCGAAGTCGCGTTACGACAGTGTCGATCTTTATATCTCTGATGACTGGATCAATCGGCCAGAATACAACGACAATCCGTTGCCATATGATGAAATCATTTACGATCGTCTGCGCAGACATG GTCTGGACGATCTATTATCGAGGCATATATCCCATCTGTTTATTCGTGACCCTTTGGTAATCTTTTCCGAGACTATCGATCAGGACGATACATCTAGCAGCGACCACTTTGAG AATATTCAATCAACAAATTGGCAAACCCTTCGCTTTAAGCCACCGCCTCCAAACTCGCCCATAGGCTGGAGAGTTGAGTTTAGAAGCATGGAAGTCCAGATGACAGATTTTGAGAACGCAGCTTTCGCTGTGTTTGTGGTTCTTCTGTCTCGCGCTATACTTGCGTTCAACCTCAATCTTTACATTCCGATATCCAAG GTCGACGAAAACATGAGGAGGGCACAACTGCGAGATGCCTCTGTAtcaaataaattttttttcagaaAGGACATCTACACTAACACAAGCTCAACCTCGAGTacagcgtcgtcgtcgggtGGGAGCAGCCCCATAGACGGAATGCctaagaagaaagagaaaaagatgaaaaattGCTTCCCACCTAGGCCTCAACCAGAGAATGGTTTCACTCACCGGTTCCCAGTAGAAGAAGAATACGAAGAAATGACAATGAATGAGATCATGAACGGAAAA GGCGTTGATTTCCCGGGTTTGTTACCTTTGATAAACGCATATCTGGATACTTTGGACATCGAGCTTGGAGACATGGTTAAAATACGCAGATATTTGGACCTTGTTCGGCGACGCTCGGATG GAACTCTTCTGACACCCGCAACTTGGATAAGAAACTTTGTAAAGTCTCATCCCGATTACAAGAAAGACTCTGTGGTGTCacaagaaataaactatgaCCTGCTTAAAGCTGTTGATGAAAT TGAACGCGGAGTGCGTAAGGCGACAGACTTGCTTCCTGTTGACTATGAAGGTGGGAATACAGATCGCGGGTCAATTGGATTTTAA
- a CDS encoding Vacuolar protein sorting-associated protein 30, whose amino-acid sequence MSFGPVCQQCKEPLQIDGSLIDLAPSAYDMIVASLPSSSTPISTSNKVLEQSDTGQGSPSKAAWHHAKSSSKSFGSNLSSRAQGKQAQRSTPLPNESFVLLQDSIIRNIPSPIPSPTRTRRSTTIKPKSTPTKTVARNEPQSRTQEQDHADPSPLSHHLRSTARLFNLLSTRTDIDHPLCAECTQILLTNLQRKLDETKKERDGYIAFEKEVRKEKEKEAQTPFSKEETERRIERLKQEEAIAIEQLKEAEREREQLDFELQQLETSEKALELEEAEFWQSYNDHTLGLEHQASQLAALRAAYVSGVATLEKLERTNVYNDAFCIGHDGVFGTINGLRLGRVPGIPVEWAEINAAWGQTLLLLYTIARKLDYTFENYRLVPMGSFSRIEKTTGDKANYELYGSGDLHFGRLLHNRRFDIAMVAFLDCLKHLMDHVKSQDSTVDFPHQISKDKIGDVSVKLQFNQEEAWTRSLRHVLLALKICLKWATNGANG is encoded by the exons ATGAGTTTTGGACCTGTGTGTCAACAATGTAAAGAACCCCTTCAG ATAGACGGCTCACTCATAGACCTGGCACCGTCAGCGTATGATATGATTGTCGCTTCTTTGCCTTCTTCCTCGACACCGATATCGACATCCAACAAAGTCCTAGAACAATCTGACACGGGACAAGGATCGCCATCAAAAGCAGCGTGGCACCATGCTAAATCATCTAGTAAATCCTTCGGGAGTAACCTATCTTCTCGTGCTCAAGGGAAACAAGCGCAACGTAGTACCCCTCTTCCAAATGAATCGTTCGTCCTACTGCAAGACAGCATTATTCGGAACATTCCCTCACCAATCCCATCGCCAACACGAACCAGGAGAAGCACAACTATTAAACCCAAGTCCACCCCTACAAAAACAGTCGCGAGAAACGAACCGCAATCTCGAACACAGGAACAGGACCATGCCGATCCATCACCCTTATCGCATCACCTACGCTCGACCGCTCGTTTATTCAACCTATTATCTACGCGAACTGACATTGATCACCCTCTTTGCGCAGAGTGTACCCAAATCCTTTTGACAAACCTGCAGCGGAAGTTGGATGAAAcaaagaaggagagagacGGTTATATTGCCTTCGAGAAGGAGGTtcgcaaagaaaaagagaaggaagcTCAGACTCCTTTCTCAAAGGAGGAGACCGAACGGAGGATAGAAAGGCTGAAACAGGAGGAAGCCATCGCCATTGAGCAATTGAAAGAAgctgaaagggaaagggaacaATTGGATTTTGAATTGCAACAGCTAGAGACAAGCGAGAAGGCccttgaacttgaagaagctga ATTTTGGCAATCATACAACGACCACACCTTAGGTTTAGAACATCAAGCTTCACAGCTAGCGGCTTTGCGAGCAGCATATGTTTCTGGAGTTGCCACACTGGAGAAACTTGAGAGAACTAATGTTTACAACGACGCGTTTTGCATTGGTCATGACGGAGTATTTGGAACGATCAACGGTCTTCGTCTCGGACGAGTTCCTGGGATACCA GTTGAATGGGCGGAGATCAACGCTGCTTGGGGCCAAACACTGCTTCTCCTTTACACCATTGCCCGCAAGCTTGACTACACCTTCGAAAA TTACCGTTTAGTTCCGATGGGATCTTTTTCCAGGATTGAAAAAACAACAGGGGACAAGGCCAACTATGAGCTATACGGATCTGGGGATCTGCACTTCGGAAGGCTGCTGCATAACCGCCGGTTCGATATAGCAATGGTGGCTTTTCTTGACTGTTTGAAGCATTTGATGGATCATGTTAAGTCGCAGGACTCTACTGTCGACTTCCCTCATCA GATATCAAAGGATAAGATAGGCGATGTTTCTGTTAAGCTCCAGTTTAACCAAGAGGAAGCGTGGACGCGATCGCTTCGACATGTTCTCCTGGCCCTTAAAATCTGCCTTAAATGGGCAACCAATGGCGCTAACGGTTGA